In Mycobacterium sp. 050128, one genomic interval encodes:
- a CDS encoding acyltransferase family protein, with protein MKLGQVFDPRNNALNALRLAMAAEVILWHSFAVTGGLLPSAHIRQLLFGVGVDGFFAISGFLITASWLNNPQIRDYIVHRALRILPGLYVCLAVTAFVIAPIGVAIQGGPAARLLLSSAPFEYVVDNAAIAVLKFDVGGTPTGVPIAGMWNGSLWTLIYEVLCYAGVAVLGLVGLAARRWTSAVVLALAVLVAAYLPPMTFPGIWSNEQCIARFAIVFAAGALVYQFKDVIPARWSLVALCVGIVVLTGLLPDYRLVGAVPLAYAVIVSGALAHNRYLRLPTDLSYGVYIYAFPVQQLLVICGLAGTNPFVFAVIATTATLPLAALSWFLIEKPALSLKSRFKKKPVDAELSEASRT; from the coding sequence ATGAAGCTCGGGCAAGTATTCGATCCGCGAAACAATGCACTGAATGCGTTGCGGCTGGCGATGGCCGCCGAAGTGATCCTTTGGCATTCGTTCGCCGTCACGGGTGGCTTACTGCCGTCCGCGCACATACGGCAATTGCTGTTCGGGGTGGGCGTCGACGGGTTCTTTGCGATCTCGGGCTTCCTGATCACCGCGAGCTGGCTTAACAATCCGCAAATCCGGGACTATATCGTCCATCGCGCTCTTCGTATTCTCCCCGGGCTCTATGTCTGCCTGGCGGTGACCGCGTTTGTCATCGCGCCGATCGGTGTGGCGATCCAGGGTGGACCGGCGGCACGGCTCCTGCTGTCCAGCGCGCCATTCGAGTATGTGGTGGACAACGCCGCCATAGCGGTGCTCAAGTTCGATGTCGGTGGAACGCCGACCGGAGTCCCGATTGCGGGGATGTGGAACGGATCACTGTGGACCCTCATCTACGAGGTGCTGTGCTACGCCGGCGTGGCAGTCCTCGGGTTGGTGGGACTGGCTGCACGTCGATGGACTTCTGCGGTGGTGTTGGCATTGGCCGTGCTCGTCGCTGCGTACTTGCCGCCCATGACATTTCCCGGGATCTGGAGCAACGAGCAATGCATCGCGCGCTTCGCCATCGTGTTTGCCGCCGGCGCCCTGGTGTATCAGTTCAAAGACGTGATTCCCGCTCGATGGTCACTCGTCGCACTGTGCGTGGGCATCGTTGTGCTGACCGGCCTGCTACCTGACTACCGGCTGGTCGGCGCCGTTCCGTTGGCATACGCCGTCATTGTTTCCGGGGCGCTGGCCCACAACAGGTATTTGCGGTTGCCGACGGATCTGTCCTACGGCGTCTACATTTACGCCTTCCCGGTCCAGCAGTTGCTTGTTATCTGCGGGCTGGCCGGCACGAATCCCTTTGTGTTCGCCGTCATTGCGACGACCGCTACCCTGCCGCTGGCGGCTCTGAGCTGGTTCCTGATCGAAAAGCCCGCGCTGTCCCTGAAATCTCGATTCAAGAAGAAGCCGGTTGACGCCGAGCTCTCCGAAGCCAGCCGAACCTGA
- a CDS encoding metallophosphoesterase family protein — protein sequence MSRRQLIRHGAWFGAAVGFAVAGGEVISHVAGAAAAERAKVRPALRFAQISDSHLGFTGAPNPDVSGTFGHAIDQVNNLGYTPDFVVHTGDLTHLSTPEQFDQVKQMMSGLKTPHVFTVPGEHDSVDDAGQKYRKVFGAGSVGDGWYSFDAAGVHVIALVNTLNLRKLGHLGVDQLAFVEKDVAGLSSDTPIIVFSHIPLFAMYPDWGWGTDDATQALSYLRRFASVTCINGHVHQLFSKTEGNVSFYSGTTTAYPLPHPGDGPAPKPITLPAGKLHDALGIREVSYTKGETALALKEQRLQ from the coding sequence ATGAGTCGTCGGCAGCTGATCCGGCACGGGGCATGGTTCGGTGCGGCTGTCGGGTTCGCGGTAGCCGGCGGCGAGGTGATCTCACACGTCGCCGGGGCCGCCGCCGCCGAGCGCGCAAAGGTCCGGCCCGCCCTGCGCTTCGCCCAGATCAGCGACAGTCACCTCGGCTTCACCGGTGCGCCCAACCCGGACGTGTCCGGCACGTTCGGCCATGCGATCGATCAGGTCAACAACCTCGGCTATACACCGGATTTCGTCGTCCACACCGGTGACCTCACGCACCTGTCCACTCCCGAGCAGTTCGACCAGGTGAAGCAGATGATGAGTGGGCTGAAGACGCCTCACGTGTTCACCGTGCCGGGGGAGCACGACTCGGTCGACGATGCGGGACAGAAGTACCGCAAGGTATTCGGGGCGGGGTCGGTAGGCGACGGGTGGTACAGCTTTGACGCCGCCGGCGTTCACGTGATCGCACTGGTCAACACGCTGAACCTGCGCAAGCTCGGGCATCTCGGTGTCGACCAGCTGGCATTCGTCGAGAAGGACGTCGCGGGCCTGTCCAGCGACACGCCGATTATCGTGTTCAGCCATATCCCGCTGTTCGCGATGTACCCGGACTGGGGCTGGGGCACCGACGACGCCACCCAGGCCCTCAGTTACCTGCGCCGGTTTGCCTCCGTTACATGCATCAACGGGCATGTGCACCAATTGTTTTCGAAGACGGAAGGCAACGTGTCGTTCTACAGCGGGACGACGACCGCCTACCCGCTGCCCCATCCCGGCGATGGGCCGGCGCCCAAGCCGATCACGCTGCCGGCCGGCAAGCTGCACGACGCGCTCGGCATTCGCGAGGTCAGTTACACCAAGGGCGAGACCGCCCTGGCTTTGAAAGAGCAGAGGCTGCAATGA
- a CDS encoding cupredoxin domain-containing protein, with product MGMKIATFRKHFALLAAGTLLLAGCSASRPDAHASVTMKPDSGATPSVTAPSAPASGNQVTIDGFAFAPATLKVSVGTTVTWINRDEEPHTVAASDGSFHSPGMGTGASFTHTFSTAGTFDYVCSIHPMMHGTVVVTQ from the coding sequence CTGGGCATGAAGATTGCCACGTTCCGAAAACACTTTGCCTTGCTGGCGGCGGGGACGCTGTTGCTGGCCGGGTGCTCTGCGTCGCGGCCCGATGCGCACGCGTCGGTCACGATGAAGCCGGACTCCGGTGCAACGCCATCGGTCACCGCGCCGTCGGCACCGGCCAGCGGTAACCAAGTCACCATCGACGGCTTCGCGTTCGCTCCCGCGACGCTGAAGGTCAGTGTCGGCACGACGGTCACCTGGATCAATCGTGACGAAGAACCCCACACAGTGGCCGCGAGTGACGGATCGTTTCATTCACCCGGCATGGGGACCGGGGCCAGTTTCACCCACACCTTCTCCACCGCAGGGACTTTCGACTATGTCTGTTCGATTCACCCGATGATGCACGGCACCGTGGTGGTGACGCAGTGA
- a CDS encoding Rieske (2Fe-2S) protein: MNARGLRRYIDDMLRGRRPKPFAPTDFEAAQIRTAIDLRAAGQGSEVGAAPRQEFLTDLHRRLAEQMAGAPPAPPAPKQNTTRRQVIVGTSAAAAAAVTAVSIDRAVTGGVTEGPAVAGQLTPNDGSWQRVATSSDVPDGRMHAFDLGSVSGFVRRVDGKLEAVSGVCTHQGCKLWFDAPDDRLRCPCHSTSFSPAGEVLTHQLPIAPKPLPTLMVREVNGVVEVLAPPPYPERPA, from the coding sequence ATGAACGCGCGAGGATTGCGTCGCTACATCGACGATATGCTGCGGGGCCGACGGCCAAAACCGTTTGCGCCAACTGACTTTGAGGCCGCCCAGATCCGCACGGCGATCGACCTGCGCGCTGCCGGGCAGGGCTCTGAGGTGGGGGCCGCCCCACGCCAGGAATTCCTCACCGACCTGCACCGGCGGCTCGCCGAACAGATGGCCGGCGCACCACCCGCGCCACCGGCACCCAAGCAGAACACCACGCGACGTCAGGTTATCGTGGGCACGTCGGCCGCGGCAGCCGCCGCGGTCACCGCGGTTTCCATCGATCGAGCCGTGACCGGAGGCGTCACCGAAGGCCCTGCCGTCGCAGGACAACTCACGCCCAACGACGGAAGCTGGCAGCGCGTCGCGACCAGTTCGGACGTGCCGGACGGTCGCATGCATGCGTTCGATCTGGGATCGGTCAGCGGATTCGTTCGCCGCGTCGATGGCAAACTCGAAGCCGTGTCCGGGGTATGCACGCATCAGGGGTGCAAGTTGTGGTTCGACGCGCCAGACGACAGGTTGCGCTGCCCCTGCCACTCGACCTCGTTCTCCCCGGCGGGAGAAGTGCTCACCCACCAACTGCCGATCGCCCCAAAGCCATTGCCCACATTGATGGTTCGCGAGGTCAACGGGGTCGTCGAGGTGCTCGCCCCACCGCCGTACCCCGAACGGCCGGCCTAA
- a CDS encoding RNA polymerase sigma factor: MTSQNEPAGPRPLRAVPNDGYTDWEAVYSDNADWVYRTLFARVGNRADAEDLTAEVFLAALRPLRLTASVGEVRAYLRATARTVLAAHWRETLGREITSIEEDIEQPPDSEEAISNAPARVAHVLESLPDRYRQILELRFLQGNSIKESAAELGISVANAKVLQHRALRLAAQVNDGGQS; this comes from the coding sequence GTGACGTCACAAAACGAACCCGCGGGCCCGCGCCCCCTACGCGCGGTCCCTAATGACGGCTACACCGACTGGGAAGCCGTGTACTCCGACAACGCGGACTGGGTGTACCGGACGCTGTTCGCCCGGGTGGGCAACCGGGCGGACGCCGAGGATCTCACCGCCGAGGTGTTCCTCGCCGCACTGCGGCCGCTACGGCTGACCGCGAGCGTCGGTGAGGTGCGCGCATACCTGCGCGCCACGGCGCGAACGGTGCTGGCCGCACACTGGCGCGAGACCCTGGGACGGGAGATAACCTCGATCGAGGAGGACATCGAGCAACCACCCGATAGCGAGGAAGCGATCAGCAACGCGCCGGCGCGGGTCGCCCACGTTCTCGAAAGCCTGCCCGACCGCTATCGCCAAATCCTGGAACTACGTTTTCTGCAAGGCAATTCAATCAAGGAGTCAGCCGCGGAACTTGGAATCAGCGTCGCCAACGCCAAGGTGCTTCAACATCGCGCGCTGCGGCTGGCGGCACAGGTCAACGATGGGGGCCAGTCATGA
- a CDS encoding NAD(P)-binding protein produces the protein MHTIEADYLVIGAGAMGMAFIDTLVTETEASVVVVDRNDAPGGHWTTAYPFVRLHQPSVFYGVNSLRLGRDTIDRAGWNQGLYELATAGEVCAYYDHVMRQQLVPTGRVRYFPMSEYLGDGRFATLAGDEYTVEVARRVVDATYMRVMVPAMRPPPYPVAPGIACVPPNDLPGRAAHERYVIVGSGKTGIDTCLWLLGHGVAPDRLTWVMPRDSWLLDRATMQPGQPFADRIKAGFIAQLRAIRDAASPDDLFARLEEAGTLLRVDPAVRPTMYRCATVTRAELDQLRRIGDIVRKGHLLAIEKDNEDDKMVLEGGDVAMDGGALYIDCTADGAEKRPARTIFAPGRITLQSVRGCQQIFSASLIAHLEAAYPDDATRNRLCVPLPHPDTDLDWLRIALADYSNQLRWFDDPDLTAWLSDSRLDLFGHLVGQLLPPASAKPRVRERILGVAKTVLSATAAKLDGLVVDESSLAAP, from the coding sequence ATGCATACGATCGAGGCCGATTACCTGGTCATTGGCGCGGGCGCCATGGGCATGGCGTTCATCGACACGCTGGTCACGGAGACGGAGGCCAGCGTCGTGGTGGTGGACCGCAACGACGCGCCGGGCGGGCATTGGACCACCGCCTACCCGTTCGTCCGTTTGCATCAGCCATCGGTGTTCTACGGCGTCAACTCGCTGCGGCTGGGCCGCGACACCATCGACCGGGCCGGCTGGAACCAGGGGCTCTACGAGCTGGCGACCGCCGGCGAAGTCTGCGCCTATTACGACCACGTCATGCGCCAGCAGCTGGTGCCGACCGGGCGGGTCCGCTATTTCCCGATGAGCGAGTACCTCGGTGACGGCCGCTTCGCCACACTGGCCGGCGACGAGTACACCGTCGAGGTGGCCCGCCGGGTGGTCGATGCCACCTACATGCGAGTGATGGTGCCCGCGATGCGCCCGCCGCCGTATCCGGTCGCGCCCGGCATCGCCTGCGTCCCACCCAACGACCTGCCGGGCCGTGCCGCCCACGAGCGCTACGTCATCGTCGGGTCCGGCAAGACGGGCATCGACACCTGCCTGTGGCTGCTTGGCCACGGCGTGGCGCCGGACCGGTTGACCTGGGTCATGCCGCGCGACTCCTGGCTGCTGGATCGCGCCACGATGCAGCCCGGGCAACCGTTCGCCGACCGCATCAAAGCCGGCTTCATCGCGCAACTGCGCGCGATCAGGGACGCCGCCTCGCCCGACGACCTGTTCGCCCGGCTCGAGGAGGCCGGCACCCTGCTGCGGGTAGACCCGGCGGTGCGCCCCACGATGTACCGCTGCGCGACCGTCACCCGGGCCGAGCTGGACCAGCTGCGTCGCATCGGCGATATCGTGCGCAAGGGCCACCTGCTGGCCATTGAGAAGGACAACGAGGACGACAAGATGGTCCTCGAGGGCGGCGACGTGGCGATGGACGGGGGCGCACTCTACATCGACTGCACCGCCGACGGGGCCGAAAAGCGTCCCGCCAGAACGATTTTCGCTCCCGGACGCATCACACTGCAAAGCGTGCGGGGTTGCCAGCAGATATTCAGCGCCTCGCTGATCGCCCACCTGGAGGCGGCCTATCCAGATGACGCAACGCGCAACCGGCTGTGTGTGCCGCTGCCGCACCCCGACACCGATCTGGACTGGCTGCGCATCGCGCTGGCCGACTACAGCAATCAACTGCGCTGGTTCGACGACCCCGACCTGACCGCCTGGCTGTCCGACTCGCGCCTGGATCTCTTCGGTCACCTGGTGGGCCAGCTGCTGCCGCCGGCCTCGGCCAAACCCCGGGTGCGCGAGCGCATCCTCGGCGTGGCCAAAACAGTCCTGTCCGCCACCGCGGCGAAGCTCGACGGGCTGGTCGTCGATGAATCTTCGCTCGCCGCGCCCTGA
- a CDS encoding CoA-acylating methylmalonate-semialdehyde dehydrogenase, which yields MTTQIPHFIDGKRVAGQSTRTADVFNPSTGEVQAKVPMASAADIDTAVASAVEAQKGWAATNPQRRARVMMKFIELVNSKMDELAELLSLEHGKTVPDARGDIQRGIEVIEFAIGIPHLLKGEYSEGAGPGIDVYSLRQPLGVVAGITPFNFPAMIPLWKAGPALACGNAFVLKPSERDPSVPVRLAELFLEAGLPPGVFQVVHGDKEAVDAILHHPDIKAVGFVGSSDIAHYIYSTAAANDKRSQCFGGAKNHMIVMPDADLDQAVDALIGAGYGSAGERCMAISVAVPVGEQTADRLRARLVERINQLRVGHSLDPKADYGPLVTEAALARVRNYIDQGVEAGAEIVVDGRERRSDELTYGLPEGTASLEGGFFIGPTLFDHVTTDMSIYTDEIFGPVLCIVRAHDYEEALRLPSEHEYGNGVAIFTRDGDAARDFVARVEVGMVGVNVPIPVPVAYHTFGGWKRSGFGDLNQHGPASIQFYTKVKTVTSRWPSGIKDGAEFVIPTMD from the coding sequence ATGACCACACAGATCCCGCACTTCATCGACGGGAAGCGCGTCGCCGGCCAATCCACCCGCACGGCCGATGTCTTCAACCCCAGCACCGGTGAGGTGCAGGCAAAGGTCCCGATGGCGTCGGCGGCCGACATCGACACCGCGGTCGCCTCGGCGGTCGAGGCCCAAAAGGGCTGGGCCGCAACGAACCCGCAGCGCCGCGCCCGGGTGATGATGAAGTTCATCGAGCTGGTCAACAGCAAGATGGACGAGCTGGCCGAATTGCTGTCGCTCGAGCACGGCAAGACAGTGCCCGACGCACGTGGCGACATTCAGCGCGGCATCGAGGTGATCGAGTTCGCCATCGGCATCCCGCATCTGCTCAAGGGCGAATACAGCGAGGGCGCCGGCCCGGGCATCGACGTCTACTCGCTGCGCCAGCCCCTGGGCGTGGTCGCGGGCATCACCCCGTTCAACTTCCCGGCGATGATTCCGCTGTGGAAGGCCGGGCCCGCCCTGGCGTGTGGAAACGCGTTCGTGCTCAAGCCAAGTGAGCGCGACCCATCGGTGCCGGTGCGCCTGGCCGAACTCTTCCTCGAGGCCGGTCTGCCGCCCGGGGTGTTCCAGGTCGTGCACGGCGACAAGGAAGCCGTCGACGCGATCCTGCACCATCCCGACATCAAGGCCGTCGGCTTCGTCGGCAGCTCCGACATCGCGCACTACATCTACTCGACGGCCGCGGCCAACGACAAGCGGTCGCAGTGCTTCGGCGGCGCCAAAAACCACATGATCGTGATGCCCGACGCCGACCTCGACCAGGCCGTCGACGCGCTGATCGGCGCCGGGTACGGCAGCGCCGGCGAGCGTTGCATGGCGATCAGCGTCGCGGTGCCCGTCGGCGAGCAGACCGCGGATCGGTTGCGCGCCAGGCTGGTTGAGCGGATCAACCAGCTGCGGGTGGGCCACAGCCTGGACCCGAAGGCCGACTACGGCCCGCTGGTCACCGAGGCCGCGCTGGCCCGGGTGCGCAACTACATCGACCAGGGTGTGGAAGCCGGGGCCGAGATCGTGGTCGACGGCCGCGAACGCCGCAGCGATGAATTGACGTATGGGCTCCCAGAAGGCACAGCCAGCCTGGAGGGCGGCTTCTTCATCGGGCCGACCCTGTTCGATCATGTGACCACCGACATGTCGATCTACACCGACGAGATCTTCGGGCCGGTGTTGTGCATCGTGCGGGCACACGACTACGAGGAGGCCTTGCGCCTGCCGTCGGAGCACGAGTACGGCAACGGTGTCGCGATCTTCACCCGCGACGGGGATGCCGCGCGCGATTTCGTGGCACGCGTCGAAGTGGGCATGGTCGGTGTCAACGTGCCGATCCCGGTGCCGGTGGCCTATCACACCTTCGGCGGCTGGAAGCGCTCCGGCTTCGGCGACCTCAACCAACACGGCCCGGCGTCGATCCAGTTCTACACCAAGGTGAAGACCGTGACGTCGCGCTGGCCATCCGGGATCAAGGACGGCGCCGAATTCGTCATCCCGACAATGGATTAG
- a CDS encoding acyl-CoA dehydrogenase family protein: MFALNDDERVITETAAAFAAKRIAPYALEWEAAQHFPTDVLREAAELGMAAIYCREDVGGSGLRRLDGVRIFEQLAIADPTTAAFLSIHNMCAWMIDSFGTDEQRKEWIPRLAPMDVIASYCLTEPGAGSDASALSTRAVAHGGDYVLDGVKQFISGAGASDVYVVMARTGGEGPRGISAFIVEKGTPGLSFGALEEKMGWHAQPTAQVILEGVRIPADAMLGGAEGEGAGFGIAMNGLNGGRLNIAACSLGGAQSAFDKAGAYVRERQAFGSALLDEPTIRFTLADMATGLETSRLMLWRAASALDAGDPDKVELCAMAKRYVTDTCFDVADKALQLHGGYGYLREYGLEKIVRDLRVHRILEGTNEIMRVVIGRAEAGRFRASQATG, encoded by the coding sequence ATGTTCGCCCTGAACGACGACGAACGGGTCATCACCGAGACGGCAGCGGCATTCGCTGCCAAGCGGATTGCTCCGTATGCCCTGGAATGGGAAGCGGCGCAGCACTTCCCGACCGATGTCTTGCGGGAAGCCGCCGAGCTCGGCATGGCGGCGATCTACTGCCGCGAGGACGTCGGCGGCAGCGGGCTGCGCCGCCTCGACGGGGTGCGGATCTTCGAGCAGTTGGCCATCGCCGATCCCACCACCGCCGCGTTCCTGTCCATCCACAACATGTGCGCGTGGATGATCGACAGCTTCGGCACCGACGAGCAACGCAAGGAATGGATTCCGCGGCTGGCGCCGATGGACGTCATCGCCAGCTACTGCTTGACCGAACCCGGCGCCGGATCCGATGCCAGCGCGTTGAGCACCCGTGCGGTCGCCCACGGCGGCGACTATGTGCTCGACGGCGTCAAGCAGTTCATCTCGGGCGCGGGCGCGTCGGATGTCTACGTGGTGATGGCCCGCACCGGCGGCGAGGGACCGCGCGGTATTTCGGCCTTCATCGTCGAAAAGGGCACGCCGGGGCTGAGTTTCGGCGCTCTTGAGGAGAAGATGGGCTGGCACGCCCAGCCGACCGCACAGGTGATCCTAGAGGGCGTGCGGATTCCCGCCGACGCAATGCTGGGCGGCGCCGAGGGCGAGGGCGCCGGCTTCGGCATTGCGATGAACGGCCTCAACGGCGGCCGGCTCAACATCGCGGCGTGCTCGCTCGGCGGCGCGCAGTCTGCCTTCGACAAGGCGGGGGCCTACGTGCGCGAGCGGCAGGCGTTCGGCTCGGCACTGCTCGACGAGCCAACCATCCGTTTCACCCTGGCCGACATGGCCACCGGGCTGGAGACCTCACGACTGATGTTGTGGCGGGCGGCAAGCGCACTGGACGCCGGCGACCCCGACAAGGTCGAGCTGTGCGCGATGGCCAAACGCTACGTCACCGACACCTGCTTCGACGTCGCGGACAAGGCGCTGCAACTCCACGGCGGCTACGGCTACCTGCGCGAGTATGGTCTGGAAAAGATCGTCCGCGATCTTCGGGTTCACCGAATCCTGGAGGGGACCAACGAAATCATGCGGGTGGTCATCGGTCGTGCCGAGGCCGGCCGATTCAGGGCTTCTCAAGCCACCGGTTAG
- the mmsB gene encoding 3-hydroxyisobutyrate dehydrogenase, producing the protein MTEHLTVAFLGLGNMGAPMAANLVAANHAVRGFDPVPAALAAATSAGVTGFGSASEAVAGADVVITMLPNGELVKRCYAEVLPAARAGALFIDSSTISVDDAREVHAQAKEHGVAQLDAPVSGGVKGAVAGTLAFMVGGEEDAVQRARRVLEPMAGKIIHCGAAGAGQAAKVCNNMVLAVQQIAIGEAFVLAERLGLSAQSLFDVITGATGNCWAVHTNCPVPGPVPTSPANNDFKPGFATALMNKDLGLAMDAVSSTGSAAPLGKHAAEIYAAFIASDASHGALDFSAVIEALR; encoded by the coding sequence ATGACGGAGCATCTGACGGTGGCTTTCCTGGGGCTGGGCAACATGGGCGCGCCGATGGCGGCCAACCTTGTCGCCGCCAACCACGCGGTGCGCGGATTCGACCCGGTGCCCGCGGCCCTGGCCGCGGCAACCTCGGCCGGCGTCACCGGTTTCGGCAGCGCCTCCGAAGCGGTGGCCGGCGCGGACGTGGTCATCACGATGCTGCCCAACGGCGAGTTGGTCAAACGCTGCTACGCCGAGGTGCTGCCGGCCGCGCGCGCCGGCGCGCTGTTCATCGACAGCTCCACGATCTCGGTCGACGACGCCCGGGAAGTTCATGCGCAGGCCAAGGAACACGGCGTCGCGCAGCTGGACGCCCCGGTCTCCGGCGGGGTGAAAGGTGCCGTCGCCGGAACGCTGGCATTCATGGTCGGCGGCGAGGAAGACGCGGTGCAGCGAGCGCGCCGAGTGCTAGAACCCATGGCGGGCAAGATCATTCACTGCGGCGCCGCCGGGGCCGGGCAGGCCGCCAAGGTGTGCAACAACATGGTGCTGGCCGTGCAACAGATCGCGATCGGCGAGGCATTCGTCCTGGCCGAGCGACTCGGGCTGTCGGCGCAATCGCTGTTCGACGTGATTACCGGCGCGACCGGCAACTGCTGGGCCGTGCACACCAATTGCCCTGTGCCGGGCCCGGTTCCGACTTCGCCGGCCAACAACGACTTCAAGCCCGGTTTCGCGACCGCGTTGATGAACAAGGACCTGGGACTGGCGATGGACGCGGTGTCGTCGACGGGTTCGGCCGCGCCGCTGGGCAAGCACGCCGCCGAGATCTACGCTGCGTTTATCGCGTCCGACGCCTCCCACGGCGCCTTGGACTTCAGCGCGGTGATCGAGGCGCTGCGCTAG
- a CDS encoding STAS/SEC14 domain-containing protein → MIEVLDDMPAGVTGIRVSGRLNGDDLRDFKPAMEGLVSGDEIRIVEVIAPDYEGFGPGGLVEDLKLGLGSVFKHHSAFKRIAVVSDKEWVAHTLHALAWMVPGEIAVFGLDDLERAKQWAAG, encoded by the coding sequence ATGATCGAAGTGCTGGACGACATGCCGGCCGGGGTCACCGGCATCCGCGTATCGGGCCGGTTGAACGGTGACGATCTGCGCGACTTCAAGCCCGCCATGGAAGGGCTCGTGAGCGGCGACGAGATCAGGATCGTCGAGGTCATCGCGCCCGACTACGAGGGCTTCGGCCCCGGCGGCCTGGTCGAGGACCTCAAGCTGGGCCTCGGCAGCGTATTCAAGCATCACTCGGCGTTCAAGCGAATCGCGGTCGTGTCCGACAAGGAGTGGGTCGCCCATACCCTGCACGCGCTGGCATGGATGGTCCCGGGCGAGATTGCCGTGTTCGGGCTCGACGACCTCGAGCGCGCCAAACAGTGGGCCGCCGGCTAG
- a CDS encoding MarR family winged helix-turn-helix transcriptional regulator encodes MAPDKKRDPIAAARTNWERAGWGDVSQGMVAVTSVMRAHQILLARVETALRPYDLSFSRYELLRLLAFSRTGALPITKASDRLQVHVTSVSHAIRRLEADGLVQRVPHPTDGRTTLVQITELGRSTVEDATVTLNEQVFADIGMQTAESQALVSAIETLRRNAGDF; translated from the coding sequence GTGGCCCCCGATAAGAAGCGCGACCCGATCGCCGCCGCACGCACCAACTGGGAACGTGCCGGCTGGGGCGATGTGTCGCAGGGCATGGTCGCGGTGACGTCGGTGATGCGTGCGCATCAAATCCTGCTGGCACGGGTAGAGACGGCGCTACGGCCGTATGACCTGAGTTTCTCGCGCTACGAGTTGCTGCGGCTGCTCGCGTTCAGCCGGACCGGGGCGCTGCCCATCACCAAGGCGTCCGACCGACTGCAGGTCCACGTCACCAGCGTCAGCCACGCGATCCGCCGGCTGGAGGCCGACGGGCTGGTTCAGCGGGTGCCGCACCCCACCGATGGGCGCACGACGCTGGTGCAGATCACCGAGCTTGGGCGGTCCACTGTCGAGGACGCCACCGTCACACTCAACGAGCAGGTGTTCGCCGACATCGGCATGCAAACCGCCGAATCGCAGGCGCTGGTGTCCGCGATTGAAACGTTGCGCCGCAACGCCGGTGACTTCTAG
- a CDS encoding pyridoxal phosphate-dependent aminotransferase, translating to MQPLVSSATAEVDDSVPHAVDPLALSLNENPFPPLPAVRSVLVKSIDAANRYPEFLPERLRNLIANRIGVGSEQVVLGAGATGVVLQTLQALTVAGDTMVMSAPTFDGYPIIAQMARLNPVTVPLNKGGHNDLDRLADAAASARIVVLCRPHNPTGTLEPTSHLFRFLRRVRRDTIVLLDEAYIEFAAPEHRVEVSALARRFPNVVVVRTFSKAYGLAGLRIGYGVAAPELAATMWSHQLPFGIAMTSLPAVAASYNAEGELLQRIRMITSERRYLRMRLSALGIYTTDAHANFMYLPSKNAQGRPWSEVFADSGLRVRCYPDAGARITVGSRESTLAVLAAVGR from the coding sequence ATGCAACCACTCGTAAGCTCCGCCACCGCGGAGGTCGATGACTCGGTTCCGCATGCTGTCGATCCATTGGCGTTGTCGCTCAACGAAAATCCGTTCCCACCACTTCCCGCGGTGCGATCGGTGTTGGTCAAATCCATCGACGCGGCCAACCGGTATCCGGAGTTCCTGCCCGAGCGATTGCGCAATCTGATCGCGAATCGCATCGGAGTCGGCTCGGAGCAGGTGGTGCTGGGCGCCGGCGCGACGGGGGTGGTGTTGCAGACCCTGCAGGCACTGACCGTTGCGGGCGACACGATGGTCATGTCGGCTCCCACCTTCGACGGCTACCCGATCATCGCGCAGATGGCGCGGCTGAACCCGGTGACGGTGCCGCTGAACAAGGGCGGCCACAACGATCTCGACCGGCTGGCCGACGCGGCCGCGAGTGCCCGCATTGTGGTGCTGTGCCGGCCGCACAACCCCACCGGCACGCTGGAGCCGACGTCGCACCTGTTCCGCTTCCTGCGCCGGGTGCGTCGCGACACCATCGTGCTGCTCGACGAGGCGTATATCGAATTCGCCGCACCCGAACACCGGGTCGAGGTGTCGGCGCTGGCGCGTCGATTCCCCAATGTGGTTGTGGTACGGACGTTTTCCAAAGCGTACGGGCTGGCCGGGCTGCGGATCGGCTACGGGGTGGCGGCGCCCGAGCTGGCCGCGACGATGTGGTCGCACCAGCTGCCGTTCGGTATCGCGATGACCAGTCTGCCGGCGGTCGCGGCGTCCTACAACGCTGAAGGCGAACTGCTGCAACGGATCCGGATGATCACCTCCGAGCGGCGGTATCTGCGAATGCGGCTGTCCGCGCTGGGGATATACACGACCGACGCGCACGCGAACTTCATGTACCTGCCGTCGAAGAACGCGCAGGGCCGGCCGTGGAGTGAGGTGTTCGCCGACAGCGGGCTGCGGGTGCGCTGTTATCCCGATGCTGGCGCGCGGATTACCGTGGGCAGCCGCGAATCCACGCTCGCGGTGCTGGCCGCGGTGGGCAGATAG